The Miscanthus floridulus cultivar M001 chromosome 6, ASM1932011v1, whole genome shotgun sequence genomic interval TCTCCGGCCGCATCGTCGCTCTTAAAAAGGTCCGCTTTGATAACCTCGAGCCAGAGAGCGTCAAGTTTATGGCCAGGGAAATACTCATCCTAAGGACACTCGACCACCCCAACGTCATCAAATTGGAGGGCTTGGTCACCTCCAGGATGTCGTGCAGCCTCTACCTTGTCTTCGAGTACATGGAGCATGACCTTGCTGGGCTGGCCGCAAGTCCTGATGTCAAGTTCACGTTGCCTCAGGTGTGTGAGACTTGATTGCTGTTTCAGACACGGTCGATGATTACTTGGTGGAAATTGTGTGAGTTTGATGTCACTGTGTTATCTTGCAGATCAAATGTTACATGCAGCAGCTATTGTCAGGGCTTGAGCATTGTCATGACAATAATGTATTGCACCGGGATATCAAGGGGTCAAACTTGTTGTTGGATAATAATGGGATTCTTAAGATTGCGGATTTTGGGCTGGCGACATTCTTTGATCCACGGCATAAACGGCCAATGACGAGCCGAGTGGTCACGCTGTGGTACCGTCCACCAGAATTGTTACTTGGTGCCACTGATTATAGTGTAGGTGTTGATTTGTGGAGTGCTGGATGCATTCTGGCAGAGCTCTTGTATGGAAAGCCCATAATGCCTGGGCGCACTGAGGTGAGTCTTGAACATGGGTCGCTCTGTACTCTACCATGTTAATTTTTGTAGTAATTCTTGGGGCTATGCTGTCAATAGCAGAACTATGGTTAAATCACCCCTTCCCACTGTTCACATTATAAAGAATTCTGTGGTAGTGGCTGAATATGTTGACTTTTTACTCAGATAGCCTTGTGAGGACATCGTTATCTCTACGCTGTCTGgtcttttgtttgattttttatgTTGGCAAGTAGTTGTTTGTAAACATGTCATTGTCATTATGGGAAGACTTGGATGGCCTTTTGCCCTTATTGTAAGTGTCTGACTAAGGTTTCTCTAAGGATATTGTGGACTCCCATTGGTTGTTGCCTTTAGTGGGAACTTCTGTTGACAAACATGCGTCTGCCGTTTCTGCTATAATAAGCTTTTGATGCAACTGTATCCATTATTGGAAATTTCCAAACAGATTTGATGTTTCTAAGTATTTTGTTCACATATCTGGTACTGGTGGAATGGCATACATAACAATAAGGTTGAATTCAACATACATGTTTAATTCTTAATCATTTTTTACAGATTCAATGCTTAGCTCCCCTGTGGTGGTTATTATGCTTTTTGTCATTTGACGACCTCTTTCATTAGTCACCAAAATTTCCGAATATGGCCAATAGTTGCAATGTATTTTCACATTTATTAATGAAAACCTGTTGTAGTGGACAAACCATTGCTGTCTAGGACTTTTGTTCTTTTAGCAAAGTTATTAGAAACCAGTCTCCATCAATACATCGTATATCAGTAGCATCCAAAAACACAAGACATAAACACAGCCAACTTCTATTTAGTTTATTCACAACAATGCTCTTGTTAAGGTATAATAGTCAGGTGTATTAGTGTAATCTCCTAGTCTAGGCTCTCCCTCTTGTAGTTCTTCTTGCCTGCGCATCTCTCGTTGCGGCATCTTCCATAGATGCTGTCTCCATCCGTCTGTCTTCAAGCACGaagaggacgcccggcggcgcgACTCCTCGTCCGTCGTCCGCCCAGCCGCTCGTCGTGGCTTGGAGTCTGTTCATCGTGGACCCTCTTCAACACTGCTCGTACACGCGACCTGTTCGCCCGTCTTTGCGCCGTCTATGCCTCCCGTCATCCGCGAGCCCGTTGCCTGTCCTCGTGGATTCTTCTCGCCCGCCTTGCTGTCAATCTCGCCTAGTCCGCGGATTCGTCTGCCCATGTTTGGTTGCTCCGGAGCGCCCTTGCTTCCATCTTCTGTCTGAAGCCAATTTTCTAAATTTCATTGAATCTATCTATTGCATTTGTGTCCATCCAAGTCTAGTTCTACACCTACAATTTGTCCAAGTCCTTCCTATCCACAAATTTATTGTCGGATTAgccaactttttttttctttggttaGCTCAGCCCCGTCGATTTAGCTAATCATCATCATCTTGGTGCGACTTTGCCCTCTTGATCTCTTTCGTAGCCATTTTGCTACGCCTCATGATCAATGGTCGTTTGTTTGTCGTCTCACCATTCTGTCTTACTGCTTGCTATCTAGCAACAGTGATCTCTCTATTCTTCCTTTGGCTTGATCTGATACATCTCTTTATTCCCGTCGAGTTCAAAGTCTCCAAAGCAAGGTTCACAGTTGAAGAGTTAAAGTACCATTTGTGAAGACTTGACGTATTTGCTGAAGTACGGGTTGTGAAGGCAATACCCTCTTGTCAAGGAGATCATTTTCTTCATCGACATTGTTCAAGAGTTGCACTTTTCGACGACATCTTCGTTTTTGGATTTTTGATGTATACACTTTTCTTTTCAAGTCTAGTGCATAGTGCCAACTCTCCAAATGTACCGACATTGCATTCACGTTGCATTTGAGAGGGGGTGTTGGGGTATAATAGTTAGGGTTATTAGTGTAATCTCCTAGTCTAGGGTTTCCCTCTTGTGTCTCTCATGTACTCTATATATAGTCCCCATTGGGCCTCATCCAATTCAGTCTCTCTTATTCATAACAACTCTTATATTTGAGCTAAAGGATTAGTATCCCATGAGCTTTCTTGCTGCACATGTTGTTCAGGGATGATTAAGATGGCATGTATTATAGAAGTTCAGACTTGCATGACTGAACCAATTCATATACTCTTATTGGCCTATGAATCCCATGAACAGCCCTGTCCCCTTCCTCAATGTCAGCTGCTCATGCAAGGTTTAGTCTTATTGTATAACTCTAGAAAATAGGCTGATTGTCCACCTAACCTTGTGGGACTAAAGTAAAAGGTGAAATCCTGATGTGCCAGATATTACGTAGAAACTAGGAGGGGATTGCTAATAAACTCTGCAATATATGAATGAGTGAAAACGTAGAAAATACTAAATTTAATCTTTTGAAATTGCTCAAGAGATTAGTATGGACTGGGCATGATGCTTGAGTTGCCAATGGTCATGTACATGTACTTTGGTTATTCATAAATCTATTGAGTTGTAAATTCAGCGAGAGTGCTTACACCACAAAAACATTTTTTCTCGAGTTTTCTGTTCATGTTCCTCCAGCTACCATATATTCTTTTTTTTATGCCACACTTTTAGTCTACTGTTAAAACTGGGATGTACACTATTTACCAGGTGGAACAGTTGCACAAGATTTTCAAGCTATGTGGTTCCCCTTCTGAGGAGTACTGGAAGAAGTCTAAATTGCCACATGCGACAATATTCAAACCTCAACAACCCTATAAACGTTGCATCAGGGAGACATTTAAAGATTTTCCTACATCGGCTCTGCCATTGGTTGAAACTCTGCTTGCAATTGATCCAGCTGAGAGACAAACTGCGACGGCTGCATTACACAGTGATGTATGTTCCTATCCTTTCTCTTCTTCTTAGTTGGAAATAAAGTTTTTAGGTGTGTAATCAGAAATGTTACTATGAAGCAAAGTATGGTGCTGCAGGAAAACGATTTAGATCTAGAAAAAAATATTTGCTTCAAAATGTTAATAACTAGATATGGAGCAGAACTCCACTAGCTGGGAGAATCTGTATGGTTGGTATtatataaagggcgtacccagtgtagagagctcccgctctgtgcggggtctggggaagggtgtcagtggtaagccttaccctcgcctgtgcaatgcgaggagaccgcgactcgaacccgggaccttccggtcataggcggtaagactctaccgcttgcaccaggcccgcccttcatggtTGGTATTATATAATTCTCAAATTTTATTTATGGGTTGCATATATTGTAGTCTTTGGAAATAAACAATATATGATTCTATTTTGGACGCATATATGTTTGTACTACAGTCTTGTGCAATGTGCAATTCAATCATATATACAGTATGTCATAGAAAATGGTGCTCTCCTACTAGGATCAGTATTGTATATCCATTTTAGTTTTGGATTTGCAGTGTCGTGATACTGCCTGATCTCTAGGAGAGGCTTGTTATCCATTGAGTTACTGCCAATCCTTATCCAGCCCCATTTCCTTGACACTTGCAGCATGCTTCTGTTGACGGGTGACAAAGAAGTGCTCCCctccacacccccccccccccccccccctttttcttttctttgcctCTAGGATCAGGCGATGAAGATGGTTGTTGTCTTTTTAAATGGCCTTATGCTTTTGTGCTGCTTCTAATGAACTATTATTCCGCCATCAATAGTTACTCATCatgtgctcttttcttttttaaaaaaaaaaattggcttAGTTTTTTTCAACCGAGCCTTATGCTTGTGACCCTTCAAGTCTGCCAACATATCCACCAAGCAAGGAGATGGATGCCAAGTTAAGAGACGAGGAGGCTAGAAGGTGTGTCACATTTACCCTTTTTACTTTTTGCTGCATACATGCGGATATAAACATGTTTGAGCCCTACCTACAACATTTACATCACATGTTTAATGGGTTACATGAACCATCTTGTGTGAAGTTGGGATTAGTTTTTTGAGTCATGAACCTTCTTGTGTCAAGTTGGGATTAGTGTTGAGTCATGAATAATGAAATGTTGATATTGAACACATTCTGGATTCACATCATTCTTCATTTAACCATAACTATTGTTATTCATTTGTAACCTATCTGATAGGAACTTCCTGTGTTTTCCTTAAACTGTCATGCAGCCACTTTCTGCTATTTTCTGTGTGGTTTAGTGTTCGTTTTTTACCTTTTACTGTTATGAAGTAGGAATTAGccagaagacaaaaaaaaaagaaaaaagaaactgAGACCATCAACATGTTATTGGCTAAACACTTTTGTAAACTTGAATGGCATATATCTGCATGCACTCTAACTGCTACTGCTTAAACTTCCTCTTTTCAATCAAGAGACTGCACCAGTAAGCAGTAAAGGATATATTCATCTTTGTAACTAGTTTATGTTTTTGTGTTGCATTATCATCCTTCAGACTACGAGCTGCTGCAAAGGCCAAAGGAGAAGCAAAAAGGACTCGACCACGGGATCGATCTCGCAGGACTGGACCAGCACCAGAAGCTAATGCAGAGATTCAAGCGAACTTAGACGTAAGTCAAAGCTCTTTATGACTGAAGACTATGCTTGTTTTTGCTTGCTATGATTTTCACCATTGAGAAATACAGAAACCCCAAGTTGATTGTGATTATCTGATACTGTTAGGTAGTTCACTTTTTTATTTCGCCATGATAAGTTATCCTTGTTTAGGGGAAACAAGAGCTGTTCACTAACCTGCCCTGCAAtgtggtaaaaaaaaaaaaaaaaaaaaaaaaaaaacctgtcCTGCAATGAACAATTTTTTTGCAAAGCTTGCACAAGAAAATGAGTGTCCATGAAACTCTTCCTTTTTTTCCCTTTCAGGGAAGAAATATAGACACGGCAAAATTCACTACTTCAACACTTCAAAATTGCCAAAGTGTCGTAAAAAGTTGAAATTAACTAGTGTTTGTATGTTGCTGACAAGGCACTAACTGGTGCCAAAGTGTCGCTAATGCCTAGCAAAATCTATGCATCATAGATACAGATACGTGGCATCGGACAGATATAAAAAGGTGGACATgtcaaattttttttgtaaaagCCCAATACACAAATatgttttagtttttttaaaaataaatagaTAATAAGGCATATTATAAAATTCTAAAAGCAGTAGTGGCCTATAGCAATTTTGCCAACACAATCTTGCATTTGTACTGTTTTGCTCATCTTTTCCACATTTCAATTTTGCCAACACTCCCAACTGCCAAGCCTGtgaagcacctccatccaattCTCAAAATCCAAGCTTGCAAAATCACCTTTGACTCGAGGCTTCCAGGCTTGGAGGAGATCAATAGATAACTGATCCAattcctttccctctcacttCCAGTTCCAGCCGGTAGTAAAACACATACTAATGAAAGCACTCCTTGTGTTTGTTGCTGCCATCTAGTCTTGGCTAGGAAAAATCAAGCAAAGAGTATGGATTAATTTGACTAGGTGTGGGGTGGGACATGGGAGAGAGGACAGGAAGGGACTAATAACTAAGGGAGGGAGGAGGAAAGAGCTCCCTGCCTATTTACCACAGGCAGGTGACGCTCGTCAGAGCATCGACAAACAGGTGCCGTGTGCCTTGCGGGCGGCGTGCACCTCTGGCAGCTGATGCCTGCTTGAGCATTGCAGGCAGCTGCTTAAGGTCACCGCTGGCGCTGTTCTCTGCATGGGCTGTGTGCGGCGGCAGTTGGATGTCTGGGTGAGGGAGGCCACGGCGCGGAGGGATCGAGGGAAGGAAGGTGGGGTACTGAACAACCAAACACAGCTTTGCTGGGCGTGATGTATCGATGTTCTGGGTTAGGCCCATCCAGTAGATGGGCTGATACATATTGGCTTAAGTATCCGAAATTGTAGTGTTTATTTTTGTCCCGATACTTCCTTGATATGTATATCCGCCACATATCTGTATCAGATACGTATCCGGTATTGGGATACGGCCCCTACCTCACGTATCAGGGTAACATAGGCAAAATAGGGAACGAGAGAGGGAACAGAGACAGATAGACAACAGAGAAGAAATGAAGGGCAGGATATGGGGAACCAACCAGCGGGTGGCATGGCTCTCCCTTTGCCTTCCCCCACCTTCGTTGGCTCCTGTGCAGCTCTGCCCACCAGATCAAGCGCGATGGCTGGCGTGGTTCTGCCCTCTCCACTGCGGTAGTGGCGATCTGGAAAGGGGAGGCAACGGTGACCATTAGCGTAGGCGGAAGGGGATGATTCATGGCTGGCGGAGGCGCAAGGGGGTGGAGTTCGTCATGGCTCCTGGGTGGTTGCATGAGGGACTACATACACGATGCATAAGGGGGAGTCAATTGGCCATGAGCTTGGAAGAGACAGGTGCTTTATGGGCTGTTTGACTTGGAATCTTGGGTTGAACCTTAGTAGGCTACCTGGGCAGTTGGTTCACTGCTTCTTGTGTCTATGGTCCATTGATGGGCCTATTTTCCTTTTCTTCTCTGATATACATGACTATGGCGCCCGCCTTTGTGCCTTACTCTGCCTCGCCTTAAGGATGGTGGGTTGCCacaccttgccttgttgcttcaaGAACAATGAAATTTTAACATAAAAATATGATAAAAGCCAACATTGTTTGATTGCACTACTGCTAAGTGCTAAATAAATTGTTACAAAATCATTTGCCTATGTATTAATTTGTGGCAAAACCTTCCAAGAATTATCCCTTGTCTCTTAGTACATTTTTATTGCTGCGAAACAGGGAGATttatctttgttttttttttgcttctgaCCACAAATGAGTTGTTCCAGATGAATTAACATGGATTGAAACTATCACTGATGTGCCATAAGTAAACTCAGGCGGTTTGTTACTTTCAAATGTTATTGCTTAATAGATACTAATATGCTTCCCAAATTTCTTAACAGCATAGGCGACGGATGATAACTCATGCGAATGCAAAGAGCAAAAGTGAGAAGTTTCCGCCTCCACATCAGGATGGAGGTACAGGTAATCCGCTGGGATCCTGTCGTCACATGGAGCCTATGTTCGAGCACCAGGACGCTTCCTTCAGTACAGTAGTCCCCATAGAGAAGGGGACCTCACAAACATGGTCGGGGCCGTTGTTTGACCCAGCAGCTCTTGGGCAGTCGAGGCGGAAGAAGCAAACTACCCTAGATGCTAAGGCTGCTGCTTACTCAAAGCAGCTCCAAAAGGAAAAGGGCGGGATACAAGCCCGATAATAAAGTGTCCTTTTTTTTGTCAGTATGTGGAGGGACCGTGGGAAAGGTTCTTCATGGCCAACAGATGAATTTTCTTGTTTTGTGTCCCTCTGGTGGTTGGAAAGCAGACGACAGTGCTGTAGGGTGAAGTCTTCCGGATTGTGTACATGTCATGTGGTAGCGTTTCCAGTACTGTTTAGATGCTTCTGAACAAGCTGCCGTCACCAGGACGAGACCTTAGGGGTTTTAAGACTCGTGTATTTATGCTCTTTATGACAATTCAGTTGCCAATGTGTATATATGGAGTAATTCTTTCTTCTGTATGTAAAGAGACGGTGGCAGGCTTGAATTCTTAGGGAATCAAGTGTGATGGCGGCCTTTCTCACGTAACAATGGTATAATAATTGTATAAGGTTTGGTTCTGGCTATGGGTTGCTTCGCCCTGTGCTAGGGGTGGCATATCCTCAACAAGAAGTCACTGTTCTTTCAGTTTTCTTGTTTGCAGGAACATTTACTACTGTTTCTAGTCAATGGATTAGCTCCGATTGTACCTGAAAAATGTTAACGATGTGGGTCCTGGTAAACATGATTTGGCTTCCGAATTTCTCAGCCTCTAAACGATGACACTCGATATTAGGTTTCAAGAACAAGAAGTTGCACACTAATGTCTCACTTTTTCCCgatgatagttttttttttcaaagtgATAGTGCAATATTGTttacatttttttttctcgaacgtgcCTCAGGCACGAATTTTATTAAGCAGAAGTAGAGTTTTTTTTTGTTACAAAGGACTGGCCAGTAATCCTAGAATTACCAGCACAATCCCACCAGCACAAACGATACAGCAAGAAAGCACGGGAGAGGGGGGGGGCCCTCCACCAGCAAACCCTTACACACTGAGCCTATCAGAGGAAGACAAAAACACATTGAATAGCCTAAGATGTAGTGTAGCAGCGATAGCCAGCATCCACCAAGGAAGCCAAGGGAGTCGGCACGACAACAGCAGGCAAAGCATCCGCACGAGAAACGACCACGGCGGCCAAGCATCCGTCGGAAAAGGACCATTACGGCAAAGCATCCGTAATGAGGGCCATCACACGCTCTGCAAGCTGAATGAGCGTGGAGACCGAAGCGACGAGGTGGCCAAGCATCCACCCATGCAGCaatagcggcaaagcatccgccaaagAACCTGAACGACAGCGGCAACAACAAACACCGAAGGACAAACCAATGCGAAGAAAGAGTCGAAGCACATATAGGCACAACAGAGCAGGCAGCAACACCGACGAgcaggcagcaacaccgatgATCGACGCACGGTTAAGAGAGTTGTGGCAGCTAGAGTGCCCCAAACTGAAGCCTTCAAGAAGGGGATGACATCCGCGGATGCCAACAACGTTCGGAGAAGCACAGGCAAGATTTTCATCCATAGGATGAACTGAGCTTTTTCATCCCGGAGGCTGCCCCAACGACCCGAACGGTGCAGACAGGCTTCGACAACGCCTTCAGAAAGGAAAATGACGCAGACTGCGCCACCGCCGCTGGCTCGGAG includes:
- the LOC136456046 gene encoding probable serine/threonine-protein kinase At1g54610, with protein sequence MGCVFGRAAASSPAAPRKKRGKERSSPQPEAGSPSAVAAADGDGRPRRRLGGRRAAGPRQGCVPAAAAAEQLAAGWPPWLVAVAGEALRGWAPRRADTFEKLNKIGSGTYSNVYRARDTVSGRIVALKKVRFDNLEPESVKFMAREILILRTLDHPNVIKLEGLVTSRMSCSLYLVFEYMEHDLAGLAASPDVKFTLPQIKCYMQQLLSGLEHCHDNNVLHRDIKGSNLLLDNNGILKIADFGLATFFDPRHKRPMTSRVVTLWYRPPELLLGATDYSVGVDLWSAGCILAELLYGKPIMPGRTEVEQLHKIFKLCGSPSEEYWKKSKLPHATIFKPQQPYKRCIRETFKDFPTSALPLVETLLAIDPAERQTATAALHSDFFSTEPYACDPSSLPTYPPSKEMDAKLRDEEARRLRAAAKAKGEAKRTRPRDRSRRTGPAPEANAEIQANLDHRRRMITHANAKSKSEKFPPPHQDGGTGNPLGSCRHMEPMFEHQDASFSTVVPIEKGTSQTWSGPLFDPAALGQSRRKKQTTLDAKAAAYSKQLQKEKGGIQAR